GCGCTCGGGCCCGAGCTGACCAGGCTCAATCAGGGCGCCGGGCAGCACGGCGTACAGGAGACGATCCGGCGCGCCGACGACATGCTGCGCAAGGCCGAGGGCGTGCGGACCGAGGCCGAGCGGCTGCCGGAGAAAGCGGCGGAGATCGACAAGCGGCTGGTGTCGCTGCGGACCCGGGCGCAGGCGATCACGACGCGGGCCGGGAAGGTCGACCCGGTCCTCAGCGAGCTGCGGCGGCGGTACAGCGCGGCATGCTGGCAGGACCTGCAGCAGGTACCGGAACAGGCCGCGCAGTCCGTCCGGCAGGCCGAGGTCAAGCTGCGGGAGGCCCAGCAGGCGCGGGACGAGCAGCGCTGGGCGGATGCCACGAGCCTGCTGGCCACCGTACGGGCGCTGCTGGACGGCACCGACGAGGCGGTCTCGGCGGCCGGTGACCGGCTGCAGCGGCTCGATGCGGTGTCGTTCGACCGGCAGAAGGAGGTCGAACGGACGCGCTTCGCGGTCCGGGATGCGCAGCGACTGGCGATGGCCGGGCGCAGCACCCCCGATCCGCGGCATGCCGGCCCCCTGGACGAGGCGGTGGCGCGGCTGGACCGTGCGGTCGCGGGCCTGGAGGGGCGGCATCCGGACTGGTGGCATTTCCTGACGGAGACCGAGGCGGTACGGGAGACGGCGGCCCGGGTGGTGCAGGAGATCCGGGGGGCCAGGGGTGGCGCGGGGGGCAGCTGAGGCTTCGGGGCGGCTGATGCCTCCGGGCCACGGCTGGGACTGCGGAGAGAGACGAAGCAGCTGAGGCTCCGAGGGTGGCTGAGGCTCCGGAGCAGGCCGGCGGGCGGTCCCCAGCCCGGATGCCACGTATGCGCTCATCACCGCGGCCACCCGCCCGTCACCCCGGGTGCAATGGCGTGATGTCGCACGTGGGCGGATCCTGGAGGGAAGTACGGCCCAGGCGGCACACCTGCGCGAAGGAGGCCGGAGATGGCTACTGGGGCTACTGGCCAGACCCTGCACGGGCCCTCGAACCCCTTTCACCGGACGAAGACGCCTCACACCCGGCTCGATGAGCATCTGCCCGTGGACCACCGTCTCAGCAAGGTCTACCGCATCGGCGCGGGGCTGATGGGCTTGGTGCTGATCGCCTTCGGCATCCTCGGGCTGACCCACCACATCGGCTTCTTCGACACCGGCGGCGACACCGTTGCCGGGCTGAACACCAACGGCTCCCTGAGCATCCTCTCCATCGTCGTCGGCGCGATCCTCGCCGCCGGGATGGTGATCGGCGGGAACTTCGCCTCGACCCTCAACATCGTGTTCGGCGTCCTCTTCCTCCTGAGCGGCTTTGTGAACCTGGCGCTGCTGGACACCGGCGCGAACTTCCTCGCCTTCCGGCTCCAGAACGTCCTCTTCAGCTTTGTGGTCGGACTGATGCTGCTGGTCTTCGGGATGTACGGACGGGTGAGCGGCGGCCTCTCGCACGACAATCCGTACTGGCGCGCCCGGCACCCGGAGGAAGCGGAACGGTTCGACCGCGGCCAGCTGCGTCCCGTCTCCGGCATGACCGCCGCACGGCAGGCGGCGCGGCTCAATGTCCAAGGCGCCTCGCATGCCGGGCGCGGTTCGTTCGGCGCCGGCACCAGCGGGAGCAGATCCCGCAGGGGCGTGGGTACGGGCACGGGAACGGGTACTGCCTCCTCCGGTCCCAGGGGTGTGGGTGCGGGCTCCGGCACCCACACGAGCTCCGGCGGCACCGGCACGGACGCCGGTACGGCCGGCAAGAGGCCCTGAGCCGGGGCGAGGAGAGACGTCAGGGCGTACCGAGGTGGGAATGGGGTGCTCGGTACGCCCTGACGGCTGATGACGGGAACCGGACGGCAGGGCAGGTGCGCTGTGCCGTCCGAGCGGCGGGCATGCCGGCAGGCCGGCAAGCACGCGGGGGGCAGCAGCGGTGTGCGGGGCGGGAGGGGGCAGGCCGGTACGGCGGCCCGGTGGCACCGCGTGGGTCGCCGGGGGCGGCAGGTCGGCGGACACGGGGAGAGCAGGGAGCACACGATGAGCCGTTCGGAGCACACCGCCTCCCCCGCCGGCGGGCACGGGGTGCAGCACGAGGCGGTCGAAGCGCTCGCCGGGCGGATCGTCGAGGGCACTTACGGTGAGGGCGACAGCCTCGTCCTGCCGGAGGTGATGGCGCAGCTGGACGTGACCCAGACCGTGCTGCGTGAGGCGGTCAAGGTGCTGACCATGAAGGGTCTCCTCGATGCCGACAAGGAGCGAGGCACGTTCGTCCGCTCCCGGGCGGACTGGAACCTGCTGGATCCGGACGTCCTGCGCTGGAAGCTCGCGGCCGGTGTCTCGTCCGATTTCTTCGCCGATGTGCTCGAACTGCGCCGTTCCATCGAGCCCGCGGCGGCCGCGCTCGCCGCGGAGCGCCGCACGGAGGAGGATCTGGCGGCACTGGACACCGCGCTCGGTGCGATGGCCACGACCGACACCGATCCGGCGCTGCGCATACGCGCCGATGCGTCGTTCCACACGGCGATGCTGATCGCCTCGAACAATCGCTTCTACGCGCAGATGCACCGGGTGATCGTGCCGGTGATCGTCCAGCGCGACCGGGCCGTGCTCGCCGCGGACGGCGCGTTCGAAAATCCTCATGCTGCCCATGCCGCGGTGGTCGAGGCCGTACGGAGCCGGGACGTCGACGGGGCCTATATGGCGATGCTCGAACTGCTCGATCTGTCGGCGCGGGAGCATCCGTAGGGGCTGATGCGGGAGCATCCGTAGGGCTGGGGCGGGAGCATCCGCAGGGCTGGGGCGGAAGCATCCGCAGGGGCT
This portion of the Streptomyces sp. 2114.4 genome encodes:
- a CDS encoding FadR/GntR family transcriptional regulator, producing MSRSEHTASPAGGHGVQHEAVEALAGRIVEGTYGEGDSLVLPEVMAQLDVTQTVLREAVKVLTMKGLLDADKERGTFVRSRADWNLLDPDVLRWKLAAGVSSDFFADVLELRRSIEPAAAALAAERRTEEDLAALDTALGAMATTDTDPALRIRADASFHTAMLIASNNRFYAQMHRVIVPVIVQRDRAVLAADGAFENPHAAHAAVVEAVRSRDVDGAYMAMLELLDLSAREHP
- a CDS encoding DUF4383 domain-containing protein — translated: MATGATGQTLHGPSNPFHRTKTPHTRLDEHLPVDHRLSKVYRIGAGLMGLVLIAFGILGLTHHIGFFDTGGDTVAGLNTNGSLSILSIVVGAILAAGMVIGGNFASTLNIVFGVLFLLSGFVNLALLDTGANFLAFRLQNVLFSFVVGLMLLVFGMYGRVSGGLSHDNPYWRARHPEEAERFDRGQLRPVSGMTAARQAARLNVQGASHAGRGSFGAGTSGSRSRRGVGTGTGTGTASSGPRGVGAGSGTHTSSGGTGTDAGTAGKRP